ATCGTGAAGCAGTTTCGCGCCATGCTCGACTACTACGGGGAAGCGCCGATCATCGTGCGGTCGAGCAGCCTGCTGGAAGACAGCTTCGGCAACGCCTTTGCGGGCAAGTACCGCAGCGAGTTCCTCGTCAACCAGGGCAGCCCCGACGAGCGGATGGAGGAGCTCCTCCGGGCGGTCAAGCTGGTGTATGCCAGCGCGCTGCACCCCGACGCCATCACCTACCGCCGGCGCCGGGGTCTCGACGAGAGCGACGAGCAGATGGCCGTGCTGGTGATGCGGGTCTCGGGGCTGCGCTACGACCGGTACTTCTTCCCCACCCTGGCGGGGGTGGCCTTTTCGCGAAACCTGTACGCCTGGAACGACCGGATTGACCCCAGGAAGGGCCTCCTCCGCCTGGTGTTCGGGCTGGGCACCCACGCCGTGGGGCGGGCGGCGGGCGACTACCCGCGCATGATCGCGGTCAGCCACCCCCAGCTGCGCCCCGAGGTGGGGGAGAAGGTGGCCAAGTACTCCCAGCGGGACATGGACGTTCTCGACCTGGACCAGAACCGGTTCGTGACCCTGCCCGCCGCGGAGCTCCTCGACCGGGGCGACTACCCGAACCTACACTACCTCGTCTCGGTGCTGGAGGATGGACAGCTCTACGATCCGATCAGCAACCGGGTGGACGCCCCCGGCAGCCGGATGTTTCTCACCTTCAACAAGCTCATCGCCCACACTGACTTCGTGGGGCTTCTGGGGGGCATGCTCGAGGTGCTGGAGGAGGCCTACGGCGAGCCCGTGGACACCGAGTTCACGGCCCGCGTCGATGCTGCCGGCCGGGTGAAGATCGACCTGCTCCAGTGCCGGCCCCTTCGGCTGCCGGGGGTCACCGGGCCGCTGGCCGTCCCCGGGGATCTGCCTCGGGAACGGGTCCTCTTTCGCGCCAGCCGCTTCATCAGCGGGGGCGAGGTCTCCGACATCCGCCACATCCTCTACATCGACCCGCGCCGGTACGCGGCGGTGGAGGACCTGGCGCTCAAGCGCTCCATCGGCCGCCTGGTGGGGCGCATCAACCGCCATCCCGAGGTGGCCCAGGGCAAGGTGCTCATGATGGGGCCGGGCCGGTGGGGCAGCAACACCGTCGACCTGGGGGTCAACGTGGGCTACGCCGATATCGACCGGGCAGCGGTGCTCGTGGAGCTGGCCCGGGAGGAGGCGGGTCACGTGCCCGAGGTGTCCTACGGCACCCACTTCTTCCAGGATCTCGTGGAGCAGGAGATCATCTACCTGCCGGTGTACCCGGACGACCCCGAGGCCTGGTTCCACGCGGCCTTCTTCGACGCGAGCCCCAACGCCCTGACCCGGATCCTCCCGGGTACCGAGGAGTTCGCTCCGGTGGTGAAGCTCATCGACGTCCCCCAGGCGTCGGGGGGGGCGCGCGCTCGGGTGGTGGCCGATCCCGAGACGCGCCGGGCCGTGTGCTACCTCGCCTGAGGGTGCTGGCACCTGGTAGGCGGGGGTAGGGAACCGCCCCACCTGGTGGTCTTTTAACCGCCATGCTGCGGGTTCTTCCCCGCCGTCCTAAGAGCTTGAAATTCCTCGCCAATATTCATCTTGAACCGGGCTTGGCGTTGCCCTAGCATCCGTTCCCCTCGGAGCGCGGATCGGGCTGCCGACTGCCCCGTGCACCCCTGCGCGCCCCCCTACTCTCATCGACGAGGAGGAAGTGTCCATGTCCGAGGTCCTCAATCCGTTCGACGTCGCCCAGGCCCAGTTCGACGAGGCCGCCGAGATGCTGGGCCTGGAGGCGGCCCTGCGGGAGCTCCTGCGTTGGCCCGCCCGGGAGTACAAGTTCACGATTCCCGTCAAGATGGACGACGGCACCACCCACATCTTTCACGGTTACCGGGTGCAGTACAACGACGCCCGGGGCCCCAACAAGGGGGGCATCCGGTGGCACCCGGACGAGACCATGGACACGGTGCGGGCGCTTTCGGCGTGGATGACCTGGAAGTGCTCGGTGGTGGACATCCCCCTCGGGGGCGGCAAGGGCGGCGTCACCTGCGACCCGAAGAAGCTCTCCACCGGTGAGAAGGAGCGCCTGGCCCGGGGCTGGGTCCGCGCGGTGGCCCGGGAGCTGGGGGAGCACCGGGACTGCCCCGCCCCCGACGTCTACACCACCCCCCAGATCATGGCCTGGATGATGGACGAGTTCGAGGCCATCGTGGGCCGGTCCCACCCGGCCGTCATCACGGGCAAGCCCCTGGCCCTGGGAGGATCCCAAGGGCGGGGCGACGCCACGGCCCGGGGGGGCGTCATCTGCGTGCGGGAGGCCGCCAGGAAGCTCGGCACCAACCTCCACGGCACCTATGCGGTCCAGGGTTTCGGAAACGCCGGCCAGTACGCGGCGCTCCTCCACCCCGAGATCCTGGGCGGCGGCCGGCTCGTGGCGGTCTCGGACACCAGCGGGGGCATCTACGCACCCCAGGGCATGGACCCCCGGGGCCTGGTGGACTACAAGCTCAAGACCGGCAAGGTGGCCGGGTTCCCCGGGGCTACTGCCCTGACCAACGAGGAGCTCCTGGAGCTCGACGTGGACGTGCTCTACCCCTCGGCCCTGGAGAACGTGATCACCAAGGCCAACGCGGGCCGGGTGAAGGCCAAGATCAGTTGTGAGCTGGCCAACGGCCCCACCACCCCCGAGGCCGACCGGATCCTCTTCGAGAACGGGGTCCACGTGATCCCGGACTTCCTCGCCAACGCCGGCGGGGTGACCGTGAGCTACTTCGAGCAGGTGCAGGGCACCTACAACTACTACTGGTCCCTGGAGGAGGTGCACCGGCTCCTGGACCGGAAGATGTCCGACGCCTACCAGAACGTGTACAAGATGCACAAGGACCGCAGCGTCCACATGCGCCTGGCCGCCTACCTGGTGGCGGTGCAGCGGGTGGCCGAGGCGGTGAAGCTGCGCGGCTGGGTGTAGGGCCAGCGGCGCAGCGGGCGGGCTTGCCCCGCCGCCCCACGGGTAACTCCGCTTTACGGGCACGAGTGGGATGCGCGGACGCTCCCTTGACGGTTGGCCCGCGGATCGGTACACCTCTGCGGGGCAGGGAGGGGAAACGTCGAGGGGAGTGGGCATGGCGCTCGTGTCGCTGCGGGGGGTGGACAAGGAGTACCGCCTCGGGGAGACCCGGGTGCGGGCGCTCCGGGGGGTGGACTTCGAGATCGCCCCCGGCGAGTTCGTGGCGGTCTGGGGCCCCTCGGGGAGCGGCAAGACGAGTCTCCTGAACCTGATCGGCGTCATCGACGACCCCACCGCCGGCACCGTCACCGTGGCGGGGGAGGACACCGCCGGGCTCTCGGAAAACCGCAAGGCGGAGCTTCGCAACCGGCGCATCGGCTTCATCTTCCAGAACTTCAACCTGGTGCCCGTGCTCTCGGCCCTGGAAAACGTGATGCTCCCCTTGCAGATCCGTGGGGCGGGCACCCGCGAGGCCAGGGAGCAGGCGCTGGAGCGGCTCGCCGAGGTGGGGCTCGCCGATTTCGTGAGCCATCGCCCCGACAAGATGAGCGGCGGGCAGCGCCAGCGCGTGGCCATCGCCCGCGCCCTGGTGACCGGCCCCGACCTGGTCATCGCCGACGAGCCCACGGCCAACCTCGACTCCGACACGAGCCACCGGATCATCGAGCTCATGCGTCGCCTCAACGACGCCGAGGGCACCACGTTCGTCTTCTCCACCCACGACCCCCGGCTGCTGGACCAGGTCAAGCGCCTGGTGCGCCTGGAGGACGGGAAGATCGTCGGGGAGGAGAACCGATGAAGACGAGCGGCTACACCCGAGGAGCCTTTCTCGGGGCCGGCGCGGCGGCGCTGGCCGCGGTCCGGGCGGTCCGAGCGAATTCCGCGCCGTGCCCCGTGACCCCGCCCAACGTGGAAGGCCCCTTTTCCTTCGCCGGCGATCCCCACCTGCCGGGCGACCCCTTCGCCCTGCCTTTCCTCGTGATCCCGCTGGCTGCGGCCTTCGCAGGCGGGTTCGAGGGGGTCTTCGACGTGGTGCTGGA
The DNA window shown above is from Thermodesulfobacteriota bacterium and carries:
- a CDS encoding PEP/pyruvate-binding domain-containing protein translates to MQSGLPPFDRLIQGLRLGDNVVWQVDRLDDYRFFAAHFVEQALRDGRPCVYVRFAPEEPVVPALLGLKVVSLDPAAGFDSFSARVQRIIEEEGREVCYVFDNLSALVAEWATDVLLANFFQITCPFLYQIDAVAYFALTRGRHAHSAVARIRDTTQLLLDVYHVGERLYVHPLKVWDRYSPQMFLPHRVEGEIWSPIFQSGEAAELSSAALQHPLHEVESSIAPWQSVYQRLLAYAHMDEIPPGLEAEVSALRGELTRMMLGTHPKFDRLVDRCLGARDLLAVRSRLIGSGRIGGKASGILAARCALRSALGEAEFHRIFDSQDSFYIGSDVFFTFLVNNNLFRLRLNLSRSFQITHEEFEEVEERFLEGSFPPEIVKQFRAMLDYYGEAPIIVRSSSLLEDSFGNAFAGKYRSEFLVNQGSPDERMEELLRAVKLVYASALHPDAITYRRRRGLDESDEQMAVLVMRVSGLRYDRYFFPTLAGVAFSRNLYAWNDRIDPRKGLLRLVFGLGTHAVGRAAGDYPRMIAVSHPQLRPEVGEKVAKYSQRDMDVLDLDQNRFVTLPAAELLDRGDYPNLHYLVSVLEDGQLYDPISNRVDAPGSRMFLTFNKLIAHTDFVGLLGGMLEVLEEAYGEPVDTEFTARVDAAGRVKIDLLQCRPLRLPGVTGPLAVPGDLPRERVLFRASRFISGGEVSDIRHILYIDPRRYAAVEDLALKRSIGRLVGRINRHPEVAQGKVLMMGPGRWGSNTVDLGVNVGYADIDRAAVLVELAREEAGHVPEVSYGTHFFQDLVEQEIIYLPVYPDDPEAWFHAAFFDASPNALTRILPGTEEFAPVVKLIDVPQASGGARARVVADPETRRAVCYLA
- a CDS encoding Glu/Leu/Phe/Val dehydrogenase; translated protein: MSEVLNPFDVAQAQFDEAAEMLGLEAALRELLRWPAREYKFTIPVKMDDGTTHIFHGYRVQYNDARGPNKGGIRWHPDETMDTVRALSAWMTWKCSVVDIPLGGGKGGVTCDPKKLSTGEKERLARGWVRAVARELGEHRDCPAPDVYTTPQIMAWMMDEFEAIVGRSHPAVITGKPLALGGSQGRGDATARGGVICVREAARKLGTNLHGTYAVQGFGNAGQYAALLHPEILGGGRLVAVSDTSGGIYAPQGMDPRGLVDYKLKTGKVAGFPGATALTNEELLELDVDVLYPSALENVITKANAGRVKAKISCELANGPTTPEADRILFENGVHVIPDFLANAGGVTVSYFEQVQGTYNYYWSLEEVHRLLDRKMSDAYQNVYKMHKDRSVHMRLAAYLVAVQRVAEAVKLRGWV
- a CDS encoding ABC transporter ATP-binding protein, translated to MALVSLRGVDKEYRLGETRVRALRGVDFEIAPGEFVAVWGPSGSGKTSLLNLIGVIDDPTAGTVTVAGEDTAGLSENRKAELRNRRIGFIFQNFNLVPVLSALENVMLPLQIRGAGTREAREQALERLAEVGLADFVSHRPDKMSGGQRQRVAIARALVTGPDLVIADEPTANLDSDTSHRIIELMRRLNDAEGTTFVFSTHDPRLLDQVKRLVRLEDGKIVGEENR